The genomic interval CAGCTCCCCGTCACCCCGGCCCGCATCGCCTGCGCCCGCACAGCCTGGACCCGCATCGCCTCGGCCCGCATCGCCTCGGCCAGCATCGCCTGAACTCGCATCGTCTCGGCCCGCGTCGCGCGGCCCGCAGACCCGCTCGACGGCGGCCAGGTCGGCGCCGCCCGCGAAGATCGTCAGCCGGCGCGCCAACCGTTGTTCGGCCTCGTCCAGCAGGTCCCAGCTCCACTGCACCACCGCCCGCAGCGTCTGGTGCCGGGGCTGGGCGATCCGACTGCCCCGGGTCAGCAGCCGGAACCGGTCGTCGAGCCGGGCCGCCACCTCGGTGACCGGCAGTGCCCGCAGCCGGGCCGCCGCCAGCTCGATGGCGAGCGGCAGGCCGTCGAGCGTACGACAGATCCGCAGTACCGAAGGAAGGTTGTCGGGGCCGACGGCGAAGCCCGGTGACACGTCGGCGGCCCGTTCGACGAAGAGCCGGACGGCCGGGTACCCCGGGGCGGCCTCGGCGGCGGTCTCGGCCGGTGGCAGGGGCAGTCCGGAGATCGGACAGAGTGCCTCGCCGGTGAGCCCGAGCGGCTCCCGGCTGGTGGCCAGGACCCGCACCTGCGGGCAGGTGCCGAGCAGCCGGGCGACGAGCCGGGCCACGTCGGCGACCAGGTGCTCGCAGTTGTCCAGCACCAGCAGCAGGCTGCGATCGGCGAGCGCCGTGACCAGCCGGTCGGCCGCGTCCCGGGGGCCGCCCTGGGCGCGCAGCGCGGCGTCCCGCAGGTTCAGCGCGGCGAGTACCGCCGAGGCGATGTCCGCGCCCGCGGTCACCGCCGCGAGTTCGACCAGGAAGACCTCGCCGGGCTGCCGGCCGGCCGCCTCGATCGCCAGCCGGGTCTTGCCGGCGCCACCGGGGCCGTGCAGGGTGACCAGGCGTCCCTCGCCGAGCAGCTTGCCGACCCGGGCCAGCTCCTCCTCCCGACCGACGAAGCTGCTGAGCTGCCCGGGCAGCCCGACGGCCGCCCCGGCCAGCTCCCCGTCGATCGCGGCCAGCTCCCCGTCGACCCTGGCCGGCCCCCGGTCGACCGTCGCCGGCTCCCCGTCGACACTGGCCGGTGGGACGGCCGACCTGCCGTGATCGGCGGCTGGACCGGCGGCCACGCCGGCTGGACTCGCGGGCTCGGCGGCTGGACTCGCGGGCTCGACGGCTGGACCGGCGGGCCCCGGCCGGGCGGGGCCGGGGCGGCGCGTTCCGGCCGGGAGCAGTGCGGGGTCGTCGCGCAGCACGGCCACGTGCAGCGCGGCCAGTTCCGGAGACGGGTCGGTGCCGAGCTCCGCCGCGAGCAGTTGCCGGGCCTCCTCGAAGGTGGCCAGCGCCTCGGCCCGGCGGCCGGCGGCGTGCAGCGCGCGGATGAGCTGGCCGCGCAGTCGCTCCCGCAGCGGGTACGCCGCCACCAGTTCCCGCAGTTCCGCCACCGACGGTCCGGCCCCGGCGAGGTCGAGTTCCGCCGCCACCCGGTCCTCGACGGCGGCGAGCCGCAACTCGTCGAGGCGGATCGCCTGGGCCCGGGCGAAGGGTGCCTCCCGGACGTCGGCCAGCGGCTCGCCGCGCCAGAGCCGGGACGCGGCGCGCAGCAGCTCGACGGCCGCCGGGCGGTCACCCCGGGCCAACGCGCGTTGGCCCTCCGCCGCCAGCCGGGTGAACCGGTGCAGGTCGACGTCCTCCGGCTCGACCGCGATCCGGTAGCCCGCCGGATGGAACTCCACCGGTGGCTCCGGCCCGTCGACGCCGGAGAGCACCTGG from Plantactinospora sp. BC1 carries:
- a CDS encoding BTAD domain-containing putative transcriptional regulator encodes the protein MRFGILGATEVYAGDGRRLAVGGPRLRALLVLLLLDAGRVVSADRLIQGLYGDAPPSRAGNALQSQVSRLRQVLSGVDGPEPPVEFHPAGYRIAVEPEDVDLHRFTRLAAEGQRALARGDRPAAVELLRAASRLWRGEPLADVREAPFARAQAIRLDELRLAAVEDRVAAELDLAGAGPSVAELRELVAAYPLRERLRGQLIRALHAAGRRAEALATFEEARQLLAAELGTDPSPELAALHVAVLRDDPALLPAGTRRPGPARPGPAGPAVEPASPAAEPASPAGVAAGPAADHGRSAVPPASVDGEPATVDRGPARVDGELAAIDGELAGAAVGLPGQLSSFVGREEELARVGKLLGEGRLVTLHGPGGAGKTRLAIEAAGRQPGEVFLVELAAVTAGADIASAVLAALNLRDAALRAQGGPRDAADRLVTALADRSLLLVLDNCEHLVADVARLVARLLGTCPQVRVLATSREPLGLTGEALCPISGLPLPPAETAAEAAPGYPAVRLFVERAADVSPGFAVGPDNLPSVLRICRTLDGLPLAIELAAARLRALPVTEVAARLDDRFRLLTRGSRIAQPRHQTLRAVVQWSWDLLDEAEQRLARRLTIFAGGADLAAVERVCGPRDAGRDDASSGDAGRGDAGRGDAGPGCAGAGDAGRGDGELLDVLSSLVDKSLVEAGGGRFRMLETVRAFGAERLAEAGEAEELRRAHAAYFLELARTADLRLRGADQLDWLRRLDGDRDDLHAALRRAMAAGDVATALKLVAALSFYWWLRGLRGEGAALAAQLVEQLGGDPPQELAEEYALCLLHASLGGYGSGPQGVEPAATILWSLGRPPRQPFLLYLSGVANGPPPEMAANLLSTPEGWIGLIGSDPWSRALAALGMGMVLMLEGRYEEAYTRLDQALADFRTIGERWGTILVLTILIELAYRRRDHTHSELVDEALRLADELGSMLDMAELLRTRGDGRLGIDDLAGATDDYRRVLELALPAGAPELLAAAHLGLGEIARRHGDLDRARRLCEQALAECPTGWFGAEGIRLAALVALGQILAAAGDEVGARARFRQVLGATAGVWELSTLTIAVEGVVGPVLQDGDADRAAVLLGAVVALQAGFGSAAAIDAAPVAVATRARLGAPAYRRLLARGAALSREAALAALDAA